From one Gadus morhua chromosome 8, gadMor3.0, whole genome shotgun sequence genomic stretch:
- the sema4e gene encoding semaphorin-4E isoform X2: protein MDLLLSLRLLWLMPLAWTLGGCSPSMEGISRKTIPYHNHGQLFHEAGVWNYSTMLLREELGLLLLGARDTIYALDLDNISDKKASVKWEVPEAKQTECKNKGKDAEIHCKNYIRVLHTLSDGRMYVCGTNAFDPECDLMSYKDGNLILEKEVSIGDGKGKCPFDPFQTYASIMVDDNLYSATSMNFLGSEPVVMRSSSISIRTEFKSYWLNEPNFISMAQVPESKDNSEGDDDKVYLFFNEAALEYDSYSKLMVSRVARVCKGDLGGQRTLQKKWTSFLKARLDCPVLESKLPFTIQDTFLLCEPQVSWKECLFYAVFTQQPHSPALTAVCSYRVADISAVFSKGKYKNPLPVETSYVKWVMYSGDVPSPRPGACIDNEARKQGINQTLDLPDRTLQFVKDRPLMDQAVPPIGVGPLLVQRGAAFSRIVVTRVAAFDDQKYHVAFIGTESGTLVKAVNYDGKMFIIEEVQLFPSREPIKVLKLSEAKGYLYAGSASGAVQMPLATCGRSLSCMDCVLARDPYCGWDQTTSKCIAHLHGQSELIQSVKNGDASLCPAAGTVTPVNESIWLRSNLRLPCRPPSNLAAVSWQRDTIPLAPSDHYQVLPDGLLISNASALHAGHYRCLSLERSTAGDYTSVVADYQVGLVAGEWPLSPEARQDGPSVAGLQVTVGILVVLLAGLLTWNLLKGHLPLPCKRKDDGSGESGYGSAQPAGLEAGKNHSGRGTGVRNGENVVLQTDEPKQFIGDESEI, encoded by the exons ATGGATCTTCTCCTTTCCCTGAGGCTTTTATGGCTCATGCCTCTGGCCTGGACGCTTGGAGGGTGCTCCCCCTCAATGGAGGGCATATCACGCAAAACTATACCCTACCACA ACCACGGTCAGCTGTTCCATGAGGCGGGGGTGTGGAACTACTCCACCATGCTGCTGAGAGAAGAGctgggcctgctgctgctgggggcccgCGACACCATCTATGCCCTGGACCTGGACAACATCTCAGACAAGAAGGCTTCA GTCAAATGGGAAGTACCTGAGGCAAAACAAACCGAATgtaaaaataaagggaaagatGCAGAG ATACACTGCAAGAACTATATTCGGGTCCTGCACACCCTGAGTGATGGACGGATGTATGTTTGTGGGACCAATGCCTTTGACCCAGAGTGTGACTTAATG TCCTACAAAGATGGAAACCTCATTCTTGAGAAGGAGGTTTCCATAGGGGATGGGAAAGGAAAGTGTCCCTTCGACCCGTTCCAGACCTATGCCTCCATCATGGTTG ACGATAACCTGTATTCGGCCACCTCCATGAACTTCCTGGGCTCTGAGCCTGTGGTCATGCGTAGCTCCTCTATCTCCATACGCACCGAGTTCAAGAGCTACTGGTTAAACG AGCCCAACTTCATCTCCATGGCCCAGGTGCCAGAGAGCAAGGACAACAGCGAGGGAGACGACGACAAGGTGTACCTCTTCTTCAACGAGGCCGCGCTGGAGTACGACTCGTACAGCAAACTTATGGTTTCCCGCGTGGCCCGAGTTTGTAAG GGGGACCTCGGGGGCCAGAGGACGCTCCAGAAGAAGTGGACGTCGTTCCTGAAGGCCAGGTTGGACTGCCCCGTGCTGGAGTCCAAGCTGCCCTTCACCATCCAGGACACGTTCCTCTTATGCGAACCGCAGGTGTCCTGGAAGGAGTGCCTGTTCTACGCCGTCTTCACCCAGCAGCC GCACTCCCCTGCGCTGACGGCGGTGTGTTCGTACCGCGTGGCCGACATCAGCGCTGTGTTCTCCAAAGGGAAGTACAAGAACCCGTTACCCGTAGAAACATCCTACGTGAAGTGGGTCATGTACAGCGGAGACGTCCCCTCTCCCCGGCCCGGGGCT tgTATAGACAATGAGGCTCGTAAACAGGGCATTAATCAGACACTGGACCTCCCAGACCGGACCCTTCAGTTCGTCAAAGACAGGCCGCTCATGGACCAGGCCGTCCCGCCAATCGGAGTGGGACCCCTGCTGGTACAGAGAGGAGCTGCGTTCTCGCGGATCGTGGTGACCCGTGTGGCGGCCTTTGATGACCAGAAGTACCACGTGGCGTTCATTGGCACAG AGAGTGGCACTCTGGTGAAGGCTGTGAACTATGATGGAAAGATGTTTATCATAGAGGAGGTGCAGCTATTCCCCTCCCGAGAGCCAATAAAAGTGCTCAAATTATCTGAGGCCAAG ggcTATCTGTATGCAGGCTCTGCGTCTGGAGCAGTGCAGATGCCACTAGCCACCTGTGGGAGGTCTCTGTCCTGCATGGACTGTGTCCTAGCCAGAGACCCCTACTGTGGCTGGGACCAAACCACATCTAAATGTATCGCTCATCTCCATGGGCAAAG TGAACTGATCCAGAGTGTGAAAAACGGAGATGcatctctctgtccagccgccG GCACTGTGACGCCCGTCAATGAGTCCATCTGGCTGAGGAGCAACCTCAGACTGCCGTGCCGGCCCCCGTCCAACCTGGCGGCGGTCAGCTGGCAGAGGGACACCATCCCCCTAGCCCCGTCGGACCACTATCAGGTGCTGCCAGACGGCCTGCTCATCTCCAACGCCTCGGCCCTCCATGCCGGCCACTACCGCTGCTTGTCTCTGGAGCGATCCACCGCTGGCGACTACACCAGCGTGGTGGCCGACTACCAGGTGGGACTCGTCGCCGGGGAGTGGCCGCTGAGTCCCGAGGCCCGGCAGGATGGTCCCTCGGTGGCCGGGCTGCAGGTGACGGTGGGGATACTGGTGGTACTGCTCGCCGGGCTCCTCACCTGGAACCTCCTCAAGGGCCACCTGCCTCTTCCTTGTAAGCGCAAAGACGACGGGAGTGGAGAGTCTGGATACGGCTCAGCCCAGCCTGCCGGGCTGGAGGCCGGAAAAAACCACTCTGGCCGGGGGACTGGCGTTAGGAATGGGGAAAATGTTGTCCTTCAAACGGACGAACCCAAGCAGTTCATAGGCGATGAGTCTGAAATATGA
- the sema4e gene encoding semaphorin-4E isoform X1, giving the protein MDLLLSLRLLWLMPLAWTLGGCSPSMEGISRKTIPYHKDHGQLFHEAGVWNYSTMLLREELGLLLLGARDTIYALDLDNISDKKASVKWEVPEAKQTECKNKGKDAEIHCKNYIRVLHTLSDGRMYVCGTNAFDPECDLMSYKDGNLILEKEVSIGDGKGKCPFDPFQTYASIMVDDNLYSATSMNFLGSEPVVMRSSSISIRTEFKSYWLNEPNFISMAQVPESKDNSEGDDDKVYLFFNEAALEYDSYSKLMVSRVARVCKGDLGGQRTLQKKWTSFLKARLDCPVLESKLPFTIQDTFLLCEPQVSWKECLFYAVFTQQPHSPALTAVCSYRVADISAVFSKGKYKNPLPVETSYVKWVMYSGDVPSPRPGACIDNEARKQGINQTLDLPDRTLQFVKDRPLMDQAVPPIGVGPLLVQRGAAFSRIVVTRVAAFDDQKYHVAFIGTESGTLVKAVNYDGKMFIIEEVQLFPSREPIKVLKLSEAKGYLYAGSASGAVQMPLATCGRSLSCMDCVLARDPYCGWDQTTSKCIAHLHGQSELIQSVKNGDASLCPAAGTVTPVNESIWLRSNLRLPCRPPSNLAAVSWQRDTIPLAPSDHYQVLPDGLLISNASALHAGHYRCLSLERSTAGDYTSVVADYQVGLVAGEWPLSPEARQDGPSVAGLQVTVGILVVLLAGLLTWNLLKGHLPLPCKRKDDGSGESGYGSAQPAGLEAGKNHSGRGTGVRNGENVVLQTDEPKQFIGDESEI; this is encoded by the exons ATGGATCTTCTCCTTTCCCTGAGGCTTTTATGGCTCATGCCTCTGGCCTGGACGCTTGGAGGGTGCTCCCCCTCAATGGAGGGCATATCACGCAAAACTATACCCTACCACA AAGACCACGGTCAGCTGTTCCATGAGGCGGGGGTGTGGAACTACTCCACCATGCTGCTGAGAGAAGAGctgggcctgctgctgctgggggcccgCGACACCATCTATGCCCTGGACCTGGACAACATCTCAGACAAGAAGGCTTCA GTCAAATGGGAAGTACCTGAGGCAAAACAAACCGAATgtaaaaataaagggaaagatGCAGAG ATACACTGCAAGAACTATATTCGGGTCCTGCACACCCTGAGTGATGGACGGATGTATGTTTGTGGGACCAATGCCTTTGACCCAGAGTGTGACTTAATG TCCTACAAAGATGGAAACCTCATTCTTGAGAAGGAGGTTTCCATAGGGGATGGGAAAGGAAAGTGTCCCTTCGACCCGTTCCAGACCTATGCCTCCATCATGGTTG ACGATAACCTGTATTCGGCCACCTCCATGAACTTCCTGGGCTCTGAGCCTGTGGTCATGCGTAGCTCCTCTATCTCCATACGCACCGAGTTCAAGAGCTACTGGTTAAACG AGCCCAACTTCATCTCCATGGCCCAGGTGCCAGAGAGCAAGGACAACAGCGAGGGAGACGACGACAAGGTGTACCTCTTCTTCAACGAGGCCGCGCTGGAGTACGACTCGTACAGCAAACTTATGGTTTCCCGCGTGGCCCGAGTTTGTAAG GGGGACCTCGGGGGCCAGAGGACGCTCCAGAAGAAGTGGACGTCGTTCCTGAAGGCCAGGTTGGACTGCCCCGTGCTGGAGTCCAAGCTGCCCTTCACCATCCAGGACACGTTCCTCTTATGCGAACCGCAGGTGTCCTGGAAGGAGTGCCTGTTCTACGCCGTCTTCACCCAGCAGCC GCACTCCCCTGCGCTGACGGCGGTGTGTTCGTACCGCGTGGCCGACATCAGCGCTGTGTTCTCCAAAGGGAAGTACAAGAACCCGTTACCCGTAGAAACATCCTACGTGAAGTGGGTCATGTACAGCGGAGACGTCCCCTCTCCCCGGCCCGGGGCT tgTATAGACAATGAGGCTCGTAAACAGGGCATTAATCAGACACTGGACCTCCCAGACCGGACCCTTCAGTTCGTCAAAGACAGGCCGCTCATGGACCAGGCCGTCCCGCCAATCGGAGTGGGACCCCTGCTGGTACAGAGAGGAGCTGCGTTCTCGCGGATCGTGGTGACCCGTGTGGCGGCCTTTGATGACCAGAAGTACCACGTGGCGTTCATTGGCACAG AGAGTGGCACTCTGGTGAAGGCTGTGAACTATGATGGAAAGATGTTTATCATAGAGGAGGTGCAGCTATTCCCCTCCCGAGAGCCAATAAAAGTGCTCAAATTATCTGAGGCCAAG ggcTATCTGTATGCAGGCTCTGCGTCTGGAGCAGTGCAGATGCCACTAGCCACCTGTGGGAGGTCTCTGTCCTGCATGGACTGTGTCCTAGCCAGAGACCCCTACTGTGGCTGGGACCAAACCACATCTAAATGTATCGCTCATCTCCATGGGCAAAG TGAACTGATCCAGAGTGTGAAAAACGGAGATGcatctctctgtccagccgccG GCACTGTGACGCCCGTCAATGAGTCCATCTGGCTGAGGAGCAACCTCAGACTGCCGTGCCGGCCCCCGTCCAACCTGGCGGCGGTCAGCTGGCAGAGGGACACCATCCCCCTAGCCCCGTCGGACCACTATCAGGTGCTGCCAGACGGCCTGCTCATCTCCAACGCCTCGGCCCTCCATGCCGGCCACTACCGCTGCTTGTCTCTGGAGCGATCCACCGCTGGCGACTACACCAGCGTGGTGGCCGACTACCAGGTGGGACTCGTCGCCGGGGAGTGGCCGCTGAGTCCCGAGGCCCGGCAGGATGGTCCCTCGGTGGCCGGGCTGCAGGTGACGGTGGGGATACTGGTGGTACTGCTCGCCGGGCTCCTCACCTGGAACCTCCTCAAGGGCCACCTGCCTCTTCCTTGTAAGCGCAAAGACGACGGGAGTGGAGAGTCTGGATACGGCTCAGCCCAGCCTGCCGGGCTGGAGGCCGGAAAAAACCACTCTGGCCGGGGGACTGGCGTTAGGAATGGGGAAAATGTTGTCCTTCAAACGGACGAACCCAAGCAGTTCATAGGCGATGAGTCTGAAATATGA
- the stap2a gene encoding signal-transducing adaptor protein 2a produces MAVAPVKQRSVTGGTRAQLPPCYYEGYLEKRGPKEKASRRLWSSLCGNAMFFFNNAKDTHYVERLDLGGFVSLRDDCSRDRNLEAARLILRMKDGETKITAPNLESRELWKGFLYSVVDLNVPACLTLLPGQLQMLKEVVDKERSRRRARTPTRAPPSPLSVPLVGEIPACFRPVSRTEAEVLLERHPDCGNMLLRPGRDGCSLAVTTRQDLNGSVFRHYRVTQREQGGYIIDVENPIPCSSLHEVIDALVEKTAGTLQPFLLEEPYEENITYVSSNDENGERMLHTAPSSPLPRAPALPPKQDRLSSKPLPRSPAPDRRILAAAVPSSPTNPMRRLILSPSPLAQTLNEELKLKLEKRRASQE; encoded by the exons ATGGCGGTTGCACCCGTCAAGCAGCGCTCGGTTACGGGAGGCACCCGGGCGCAGCTACCGCCCTGCTACTATGAAGGATATTTGGAGAAACGAGGACCCAAGGAAAAG GCATCCAGGCGACTCTGGAGCAGTCTATGCGGGAACGCCATGTTTTTCTTCAACAATGCCAAAGACACTCAC TACGTAGAGCGGTTGGACCTCGGTGGTTTTGTGTCTTTGAGGGACGACTGTAGCCGAGACAGGAACCTGGAGGCAGCCCGACTCATTCTGCGCATGAAGGATGGAGAAACCAAAATCACG GCACCCAACTTGGAGTCAAGAGAGCTTTGGAAAGGGTTCCTGTACTCAGTAGTAGAT CTCAATGTCCCAGCATGCCTCACTCTGCTGCCTGGCCAGCTGCAGATgctgaaggaggtggtggacaAGGAACGGTCGCGACGCAGAGCACGCACGCCCACGCGCGCCCCTCCCTCGCCGCTCTCTGTCCCCTTAGTGGGGGAGATCCCGGC gtgcttCCGCCCCGTGTCTCGTACAGAGGCGGAGGTCCTTCTGGAGCGCCACCCAGACTGTGGCAACATGCTGCTGCGCCCGGGGAGGGACGGCTGCTCCCTGGCTGTCACCACGCGGCAGGACCTCAACGG GTCGGTTTTTCGACATTACCGAGTGAcccagagggagcagggaggctATATCATAGATGTAGAGAATCCA ATTCCCTGCTCCTCGCTCCACGAGGTCATCGATGCCCTGGTGGAGAAGACGGCCGGGACGCTACAGCCTTTCCTCCTGGAAGAGCCCTACGAGGAGAACATCA CGTATGTTTCCTCCAATGACGAGAATGGAGAGAGGATGCTCCACACCGCCCCGTCCAGCCCACTGCCCCGGGCCCCGGCCCTCCCCCCTAAACAAG ATCGGTTGTCCAGTAAACCACTGCCCCGCTCCCCCGCCCCCGACCGCCGCAtcctggcggcggcggtgccgtcctcccccaccaaccccaTGAGGAGGCTCATCCTGTCCCCATCGCCTCTTGCACAAA CTCTGAACGAGGAACTCAAACTGAAGCTTGAGAAGAGACGAGCCAGCCAGGAGTGA